One window of the Pseudomonas sihuiensis genome contains the following:
- the pflM gene encoding lysogeny maintenance protein PflM: MKSLNQYLRQPHAENCDCSVCWLNRNWIPPKAPTYPYTQCTDCRPAQWSKVNGRNHVTQAYTCAKHKPGNRPKAYWHVVSDTGKPTPFVPLREPFELVG, translated from the coding sequence ATGAAAAGCCTGAACCAGTACCTGCGCCAACCTCACGCCGAGAACTGCGACTGCTCTGTCTGCTGGCTAAACCGCAACTGGATACCGCCCAAGGCGCCTACTTACCCATACACACAATGCACCGACTGCCGCCCCGCGCAATGGTCAAAGGTCAATGGTCGGAACCACGTTACGCAGGCCTATACCTGCGCGAAACACAAGCCCGGCAACCGTCCGAAAGCGTACTGGCACGTTGTGAGCGACACCGGCAAACCCACACCCTTCGTGCCCCTGCGCGAACCGTTCGAGCTGGTGGGGTGA